The nucleotide sequence ATGACTCCGCAATGGTGCATGGAAACGAGCAATGTGGAGTTGGTCTGCACCACTGAGGATCCAACCGATGATCTGCTCTACCATAAGAAACTGCTTGGGAAGACAAAGACAAAGGTCCTTACTGCATTCAGGCCAGATAGTGCCATGTTCTGTGAGCGGTCTGGGTTTGCTGCCTACATCCAGAAACTGGGGAGTGTAAGTTCATTGCCGGTCAGCACATTTCGTGGGCTTGTCGATGCGCTTGAGAACCGGTTGCTGTACTTCAAGGAGCTTGGAACCACGGTCAGTGATGATGGGATCCCAGATTTTACCTATGTAGCTGCGGATGCAAAGGAAGTAGAGGGCATCTACCAGAAGGCATTGGGCAACCAGGAACTGAGTAAGCATGAGATTGATGCCTATCGAACAGCTTTTCTCCTTGCAATGGGGAGACTGTATCATCGGCACGGTTTCGTCATGCAACTGCATGTAGGTACCTATCTTGATGCCAATACCACGAGAGTTGCGTCCATTGGGCAATCAACAGGGTTTGACTGTACTGACGATGCTACCAAAGTCAAGAGTATCGGATTCCTGCTTGATACACTCACGAGCGAAAGTGTCCTACCCAAGACGATTCTCTATCCCCTTGATGGCACAAACATTGAAAACTATGCGGTTTTGGCTGCTGGTTTCTGTGATAGTGACGCAAAGGCGAAAGTCCAGCTTGGTGCACCTTGGTGGTTTAATGACCAGGTGTATGGGCTGGAGAGACAATTTGCCGCGGCCGGTAATCTGTATCCGCTCTCCTTGAGTGTAGGTATGCTGACCGATAGTAGAAGTTTTCTCAGCTATCCGAGGCATGAGCTTTATAGGCGATTGCTCTGCAGGTTCCTTGCCCAGGTGGTGGAACGGGGTGAATATTTTTCAGGTGAGTCCTATTTGAAGAAAATCATTGAGGATGTTTGTTACCGTAATGTGAAAGCGTACTTCGGCTTCTAGTAATGTCAGCTCAGGAGTAATGCATGTGAAGGGTGCCCCGTTTTCGGTGGCACCCTTTCTTGGACCTCAATACTTAGATTCTTTGTTCACGATAGTGTTTGCATTGACGTTTGATGAGATCCCAGTCAAGTTCTACGCCAATACCAGCCTGTGTAGGTACCTCAATCATACCATCCTTGGTGATTGGCAAATTCCCTTTCATGGGCAACTGATAGTTCTCTTCTGGTACAAAATACTCAAAATACTCTGTATTGCGGATTGCACACCCTACATGAAGGTTTGCTACATCCATGTAGTTCATGGTGGTCGTATGCAACTCACAGTTCATCCCGAATCCCTCGGCCATATGTGCAATCTTCATTGAACCGGTAACCCCATCTTTCCAACTCACATCGGCTCTCACTATGTCAGCAGCTTGGAGGGCAAGGGATTGGGCTACACCCCAGTGGCAACCACGTGTTGTTTCAGTGGCTGCAATGGGGAGATCCAAAGCAGAGCACAGCTGTTTGTATTTATTGAGCTCAAAGTCACGGAAAGGTTCTTCAAGCCAGTGGTAACCAAGTTCTTCCAGCTGACGACCTACAGTAATGGCTTCATGGAGTTGGTATTCGGCTACCGGGTCACTCATCAGGACATACTCATCCCCAACTGCTTTCCGGATCGCCTCATGAACCTTCATATCAAAGGCCAGTGGTCCTCCCGGATGTGCTTTGTATGCGGTAATGCCGCGTTCCTTGTATTTCAGGGCTTCTTCCACATACTCCTCTATGGTTGCGTGGAAGTTTCCGCTTGCATAGACCGGTAGCTGCGTGCGATAGGCGCCCAGGTACTGGTAGAGAGGAAGGTTGGCTTCCTTAGCTGCCAGGTCCCACAATGCAACATCAACAGGCCCGGGAAGATAGACTGGAAAGAAGGTGAGGTGTCGGTCAATCGTCCACAGCTCATGCCAGATTTTCTCACGGTCATGCATGTCACGACCGAGTACAACGGGTGCAATCGTTTCATGCAGATAGCTTTCGGTGATATTCCCACTTCTGGCAGCCAGCGCGGTGGCAATGCCTTCGAGACCTGTGTCGGTGGTGAGTTTCAAGACGACCACATCCCACGGCATGGCAGCGCTTCCTTGGCGTTTCTTGTCGAATAGACATTGGTTACGCTCAACCCACCATGTTTCGAATCGTTCAATTTTCATGACAGTAACTCCTTGAGGATTGATAATGGTATATTACACTTGAATCGATATACCTCTGATGATTACATGAACTAAGAAAAATATTTAAAAATGTATATATTTGTTTGAAATAATGAGTACTTGTTAAAATATATTAGGAAAGAGAAGCGAGTGCACTGATCTGTGCCTCATTCAAATGTTCGATGAACGTGTTCCTGATAGCTTGGGCATCCTCAGCAAGTATTGCCTGAACGATTTGGTGGTGCTGTATATATGTCTCTTCACAACTCCGGTTGGTATGGGTTTTTACTCCGTACATCCCAATACGTAAGCCCTCAAGAAAGAGGGGTTGGCAAACACTGATCAGTTTCTCGTTCGCAGAGCAGCTGATAAGGTATTCATGGAAGGCAATATCTGTCTTATAGAAATCAAGAATTGATTCATGTGCGTTGTTGATGCAAACAGATTTGAGTTTTTTGTCATGTTCAAGCAACGTCAATAGATCAATCTGATGCAAGAATTGTACAGCCACAGCGGGCTCAATAATCTTTCGCAGGGAGAATAGTTCCAGCACCGATTTACTGGTAATCGGTTTTACGATTGTCCCCTTTCTTGGAAACATCTCAACAAGTTGCTCATTTTGCAGAAGAAGGAGAGCTTCCCTGACTGGGGTTCGACCGACTGAGAGTTTTTCCATAACCTCCTTTTCACTGATGGTCTGTCCAGGAAGCATCTCACACGTTAGAATGCTCTGTTTTAGAAAGTCATATACGTTTTCTTTCAGTGAGTAGTTATGGATTTCAGTCATTGCTATCTCCGTATGATATATTAGATTCTTCTATATCGTAATTCAAACCTCATAATTCCGCAAGAGCAATTATTCTAGAACACCTAATAAATGCTTGAATCATTAAAAACACCATGATATAGTCTAGTATATCCTGATATATCAATATAATTAAAGGAATGAAACAATGTACACATCCATCCAAGATATTCATCTCTATCGTGCGGTATCACCTATCAGCCAACCGATTGCTGACGCAACGCATACCATCTCTTCCATACAATTCTACATCTTGGAGGTCGTTACCAAAGGGGGAACAGTCGGGCAAGGATATTTGCTGAGTTTTCACTATTCCCCCAAGGCAATTGAAGGGGCCTTGATGGATCTACGCTCATTTATACTATCCCGTGACTATCAGGTTCATGAAACACTGAAAATTCGGGAAGATTGGGATAGGGAGACAGAGTATTTTGGGAGTGCAGGGTTACAGAGATGGGCCTATGCGGTCTTGAATGTTGCCCTGTGGGATGCTTGGGCCAAGTCACTTGGTGTTCCTGTATATCAATTATTTGGTACGAAAACAACCAAAATTCCTGTCTATGGCAGCGGGGGTTGGCTTAGCTACAGTAATGAGGAGCTGATCGATGAGGTGGTAGGCTATAAGAAACGTGGTTTTACTGCTGTAAAGGTCAAGGTAGGTAGCCCATACCTTGAGCGTGACAGAGAACGACTGTATAAGGTCAGGGAGGCTGTTGGTGTCGAGGTGAGAATCATGATGGATGCGAACCAAGGACTCTCGGTGGGGGATGCTCTCACACTGGCTCAGACAGTGCAGGATATCGGGATCACCTGGTTTGAGGAGCCTGTTCCCAATACGGATTTTGCAGGGTATGAATTGATTCGAAACAAAACAGGGATCTCATTGGCAATGGGAGAACGTGAATACGATGTACAGGCCTTGAAAGAACTCATAAGGCGGAATGCGCTCGATCTTTGGCAACCTGACCTGCTTCGTATCGGTGGGGTGGAGGCATATCGCGATAGCGCTGCACTTGCTCATGCGTATCATATCCCTTGCTTGCCTCACTACTATAAGGATTATGATGTGCCACTGTTGGCAACGCTCTCCTCTCCATATGGTGCTGAGAGCTTTGACTGGATAGATGGAATCATCGATAATCAGATGCAAATAGAGAATGGCTATGCCATTCCTCGTGAGGGGGCTGGTTGGGGCTTCTCCTTCAAGGAGTCGAGTCTTGAGCCAATTGAAGGAGTGTGGAAATGATAAATTTACAGGGATACCGTGGTATTGTCACTGGAGCTTCAAGCGGGATTGGGCTCGCTATTTCCAAAGTCTTGTCTGAATGTGGTGCAACTGTATTTTGCATCAGCAGAACAGGAAAACCCAAGAATGATGAAGATGCAATCCCTCAGGGTGTTGTTCACCTCAAGGGAGATATCTGTGATAATGAAGAAATGAGGCAGATCATCACCAAGATTGGGGATGATGGAGGTATTGATTTCCTGATCAATAATGCTGGTATCACTATCAAGCGGCGTGCTGAATTGTTGCAACCTGAAGAGTTTGCAAAGGTGCAAGAAGTCAATGTCTGTGCACCGTTCAATCTGAGTCTTCTCTGTTTTCCCTATTTATCAACATCGAAACACACCGGGAGAATCATTAATATTTCCAGTATGGCAGCACATCTTGGGTTTTCAGAAGTAGTCCCCTACAGCGCAAGCAAGAGTGGGATTGTCGGATTGACCAGGGGGCTTGCTGTCGAATGGGCCCAAGATAATATTACGGTAAACAGTATTGCTCCAGGCTGGTTCCCTACAGAGATGACCAAGCAAGTGATGGATGATAAGAGAAAGCAACGGATTCTCTCCCGTATGCCGATGCATGCTTTTGGGAATGCGAATGATCTTGGGGCGATGGCCGCCTTCTTGCTCAGCGAACACGCGACCTACATCACTGGAGTTGATTACGCTGTTGATGGAGGCGCACTGGCCTATGGATTTTGAGTCAAATCGTAAGCACTCTCTTCCATAATGATTTCCTGCCCGGGGTCATATGAATTGATAAAGCGCATCAGAAGATAGTCATCTTCATCATAAGCGAGGATGAGAATCTTTCTCTGTTGTCTCTATTCCGATTAGAAATGTTTGTAGGGTAGGATGGTCTGAGAATGTGATCTCCACAAAGTTTCCTAGGTCGATGTAGTTTCTAGAGCAGGAATTCGTAATTTAAATCAATTACTAATAACAGCTTAGATGCGAGCATGAAATACTCAATAAGCGAACGCCAAAAGGAGCTCCATGAGGAATGCTTCGGCTACGGGTGTGTTGTGGACGCGTATGGATGCTTGTGTATGGAGTTGTTCAACAGCAGGATTGCAAAGATGCAGAAATTGGCGAAAGCGCTCACCTGGAATAACGTTGAAATCCTCAACAATTTTGAAGTAAAAAAAGACCCATGCCTTGCTTGAAAGCTTCAACTCTATGAAAATTCTCCACAAGAACAATGCACGAGGTCTTCGGAACATAAAACCTTGATGGCTGTGGTCCTTTCTGTCTGGGTGATTTGGCCCTTCCGATGGCCCTCTTCACATAGGTTTACCTACTTGAATTAGTAAATAACCGAATATTAGGTCTTAATATGTAACGGTTATGCTAATCAGGTGTCGCTAGCATGTAAGGGTATTGGGTTACTGCTCACTAGACTGTTGAGAAAGTTTTCATTCCCACTTTGAAAGGACCTGATATTTGAATGTATTGATTCAGGCGCAGCCTTGTAATCGGAAAATTTGAAAATTTCAGGTAACTTGATCACCAGCTTTGCTGTTTCTTCAACAACTCTCGAAAGGTGTTGTGATTCAATCCGCATGAAATCATCGCGGTTTTTCTTTTCAGCAGCATCGACCAATGCAGTGTGGTTCATCACTATTGCGTTACGGGTTCCTGTGATTTTTAATGCTGAAAGCAAACGTATTCTATGATCGTTAGGAGAATTGGTTAGGATGATTTCCCAACAGTCCTGCATTCCTATTGCCTCAAATATTACCCGATGGAATAGATCATCATATTTTACGAAATCAACATAGGAGCCAGTTTCCCAAGCTGAAACCTGTTTTTCAATCAGATCTCTCATCTTGTCTATATGCTCAGGGGAATTGTTTAGGGCAAATTCAGAAGAGGCAGCTTTCTCCAAGCTGGTTCTGAGAAAACGTTCTGTCGTTACCTTTGCTAAATCGATCAGCGATACCCTCGATCCACTTTTTGGGAAGGTTTCTATTAGATTGTCGTTGGCAAGCCTCAGTAAGGCATCTCGAATAGGAGAACGACTCATCCCCAATTCCTCGGCAAGCGATGCAGTACTCAACCCTCTGCCAGGTTTATAGGCGAGTCCCAAGATTCTTGATTTTATGAGCTCGTAGGCCTTTTCTGAAGCGGTCAAACTTTGATCTTGGTTGTTCATCTGGTATTCCTTTATATGACGATGGAGCTAAGGCTTTCGTCTAGACAGGTTTAACAAAAAATAACGAATATTCCTGTGCTTCTTGATTATTGATTTCCTTTATTATGGAAATATCCTGTTTCATACATTTCATCTCGTCTCGTGTTAGGTAGTCCACTTCCATCCATTCTTTTCCGGATATCAAAGCCTTGCGGCTATAGAAGTCCATTACTGCAGTGAAGTAGGTCTCTCCACCCGGAAGTTTGGTGTAAGTATTATTGCTACTCCACTAATTGTTAATTTTTAGTCTCCTGCTCAAGACTTGGTCATACTATTAAGTCCAAGGAGTACAAGCTGTTTAATACAAATGAAAATACTAATCTGTCAGTAAGTCTGAACTACCAGTAATTAGTATATATGAACAGCCTATACATGACAACTATGCAGAAGAGAGAAGCAAAGGGTGAAAATAGTGTGGAAACTGATATTTAGTTAGTCATAATGGTCAGAAATGCAGTATTATGCTTGAGTAGCATTTACTGACATGTAAGTAATAATGTAAATATTATATGTATAAAAGAGTATCTATACTAGATCAATTGAACAAAGAAATGATTAATTTTATATATATATTAAAAATAAACAAATTTGTACTCATGAATGTATTACGATATAATAAAAATGTAAGTTTCTTCTTGACACTATCAACAAGTATGCTAGTATAGATATGTGCTTTGATACTGAAAAATCAGAGTTGCTGTTAACACAATTATATTAGGAAAGGTATAGAATGAAAGTTTTGCAAGTTACAAAGCCGCATGAGCTTTTGGTAGCTGATAGAGAGATACGTGCCCTTGGGATAGGAGAGGTGCTTGTTGATGTCAAACGTGTTGGCGTTTGTGGGTCTGATTTACTCATTTATAATGGAGATAACCCATTCTCTGTCTATCCAAGGGTTATAGGGCATGAGATCGCTGGTGTCGTTGCAAAGGTAGCTCCTGATGTTATGGATTTTTCTGTGGGAGAACGAGTCTGTATTGATCCGGTCCTCAACTGTGGGGTCTGTGATGCATGCAGACGCGGTCATCCAAATGTTTGTTCCAATTTGCAGGTGATGGGTGTGCATACCGATGGAGGATTTGCCTCCCAGTTTATTGCTCCGAGTAAAAATCTCTATAAGATTCCTGAGCATTTGAGCTGGGAAGCTGCAGTTCTGGTGGAACCCTTCTCCATCGGTTCAAACATCTGTGATCGAACAGGTATTACAAGGGGCGACAGAGTACTTATAGTTGGCAGTGGTGTAATAGGCAATACTGTCCTTATGACAGCAAGAATGCTTGGTGCCGAAGTCATCATGTGTGATATCTTGGACGAAAAGCTTGAGACTGCGAAGGCCTTGGGTGCTCGCGATACCATAAACAGTTCAAAGTCAGACATACAAGAAGAAGTGATGCGCCTTACACACGGTGATGGAGTGACCGTGGTGGTGGACGCAGCAAGCCTTCCTTCTCTCTTCTTGCCTCTGTTGGAGTGTATTGCTCCCGGTGGACGTATGGGGATTCTTGGTTTCTCGAAGAAAGAAGCTGTTGTGAACCAATTTGAAATTACAAGAAAAGAAATTACTATTATTGGTTCCAGACTGAACAATAGAAGATTTCCTGATGTGATTGAGACTTTTGCTAAGGGTTTGTTGCATCCTGAGTTGTTGCTCGAGGGAGTATATCCCTTTGCAGAAGCTGAATCCATCATTCATAATCTCGCTGTATCAGGGATGCATAACGGAAAGACTGTCATAAGCTTTCCCTAATGAAATGTATGTTAAGCTTCGGCTTTATCATAAAAACAAGTATTCGGAGGATTGTATGAAAAAAGCGTTTCTGGTAGTCGCATTGGCGATCTTGTCACTGTCTATGGTTTTTGCTGCAGGCAGTAAGGAAGAAGGTTCAACAAAAGGTCAGTATGTAATCAAGACTGGTATTGGGTATAATGACCAGTCATTACAGTATAAGACTTTGGAATTCATGAAAGCTCATCTTGAAGATGCTACAGAGGGTGTTGTGACCATGGAGTTGTATCACTCCAGTACTCTCGGTGACGACCTTGCTATTCTTGAGGGTCTTCAACTTGGTACTGTAGAGATGTTCTGTGGAACAATTGGACCTGCTTCTCAATGGTCGAATGCAGTAAAATTGTTTGACCTTCCCTTCCTGTTCACTTCCTATGAAGAGGTTGACGCCCTTCTTGATGGTCCTGTTGGTCAAGAAGTCCTTGATTCTCTCAAACCTGCCGGTATGATCGGAATTGGGTATTGGGAAAATGGATTCAGGCAGTTGACCAATAGTAAGCGTGCAGTTCGCACTCCTGAGGATATCGTTGGACTTAAGCTGAGAACTATGCCCACCCCTGTTCCCCTTGCTACTTTCAAATTGCTTGGCGCAAATCCTACCCCGATGAATTTCGGTGAAGTATTTACCGCACTTCAGCAGGGTGTTGTTGATGGACAGGAAAATCCTTGGGAAACAATTCTTGCAAACAAGTTCTACGAAGTTCAGAAGTATGCAACCAACACTGGGCATGTTTATTCTCCCTTTGGTGTGATTTTCTCTCAGAAATTCTGGGATAAGCTTCCTGCTGAATACCAGGAATCTGTTCGAGAAGCAGTTTTTGCTGCCCGTGATTTCAATAGAGCTAAAGCACGTGAATCAGAACAGGAGATTATTGCAGAGTTGAGCAAGTACATGGAAATTACTATTCTTGCTCCTGAAGAAATTAAACCTTTCCAGGAGTTGACTAGGCCTGTGTATGATCAGTTCGCCGAAGAAATTGGCCCTGAACTGGTTCAGAAGGCAATTGATTTCTTGGAAAATTTGTAAAAGGAGTCATCTGGACGGCCAAGTTAAGCTTGGCTGTCCAGGTATACATGTATGGAAAAACTTGGAATCGTTCGAGACAGAATAAAACAAATCTATAGATGGATTATGATTCTTGTGACATTATCGCTCTTTATCATTGTGGCGTATAATGTTACAAGGAGATATATATTTAACAATTCTATTGCGTGGGCTGATGAGCTGGCTCGTTTTCTGTTTATTTGGGTAAACCTGTTGGGCATGATCAGTGTGTTCCAGAACAATGAACTTGTGGGACTTGATATCTTGTCCAATTTCATCATCAAGAAAACAAAACATGGCAAAACGGTGCTTTTAACTATAGAGTTCATTGCGGTTGGTGTAGTTTTAGGTTTTTTGACGTTCTACAGCCTTGAATTTCTTAGTGTTATGAGGCATGTGTCAGCAACCCTTGCTCTACCCATGAAGTTGGTCTATTCGGTGTTGCCCTTTTCAATGGCGTGCATGTTCATCGGGAATTGCATCAAATTCATCACAGCGATCCGTGAAAGTAGGAAAAGATAAATGTTGTTTATATTCTTAGGCGTGTTATTCGTTAGTATCTTGTTCGGTATTCCAATTGTTTTCGGTATGGCTATCGCAAACCTTGTGATGCTGAAGATTATGGATTTTCCCATGGTCAGCTATGCACAAAAGCTATTCAATGGAATGGATAGTTTCGCCTTGCTTGCAGTTCCTTTTTATATGTTCGTGGGAGAAGTGATGAACCGCGGCGGTATTGCAAAGCGCCTTATGGTTTTTTCCGATACCCTAGTTGGGCATATCAAAGGTGGTCTTGGGCACGTAAATATTCTCTCAAGTATGTTTTTTGGTGGAATATCTGGAAGTGCCATTGCAGATACGGCTGCAATCGGTGGTCTGCTTATTCCCACCATGGAAGAGGAAGGCTATGACCCGGCTTACTCGGCAGCAGTAACCGCTTCGTCTTCAGTTATCGGAATCATCATCCCCCCAAGTATCCCCTTTATCCTATATGGGGTAACTACCAGCACCTCTATTTCAAGAATGTTCATTGGGGGAATTATTCCTGGTATTCTTGCTGGTTTGATATTGATGCTTGTCACCCTGCTAACAGTTGATAAAAATAAAGTTGACAAGAATAACGGGCAAAAGAAACGCTTCGTCATAAAGAATGTTTTTCTATCACTGAAAGATGCCTGGGCCGCTCTCATCATTCCATTTATTATTGTTGTGGGAATCCTGGCTGGTGTTTTTACTGCAACAGAGGCTGGGGTGGTAGCTGCAATCTTAGCTTTATTGCTTGGGCTGTTTGTCTTTAAAGAGCTTAAAATCAAGGATTTACCTCAGGTTATATTCAATACGAGCAAGACAACAGCTTCGGTTCTCTTCCTATGCGGAAATGCATCTGTAACAGCATATCTCTTGACTTTGGCACAAGTTCCTCAGGAATTGGCGATTATGTTTGGTTCGCTGAGTGAAAATCCAATGGTCATTATCATTGTTGCCAATGTACTATTACTGTTGGTTGGTTTTGTCATGGACATAACTCCTGCAATTCTTATTCTTGGCCCTGTGTTACTGCCAGTAATGACGAACTTTGGGGTGGATCCCATCTTCTGGGGTGTTATCATGTGTGTGAATCTGGGTATCGGTCTTATAACCCCTCCAGTAGGTACTGTTTTATTTGTGGCTGCAGGAATTACCAAGATCAAGATGGAGCAACTGGTAAAAGCGATAATTCCTTTCTTCATAGGGATGGTTGGCCTTTTGCTACTATTGATTATATTCCCTCAACTTATTACCTATCTTCCATATCTCTTACTTCCAGTTAAATAAAGGAGCCTTTGATGTTGTATTGTGCTGAACAACAGTTGGAGGGAGAGATAACCCTCAATCAACTTGATGCTGTTATTAAAAAGGTAGTCAAGAGTCTTTCAGCTGAAAGACAGCTGAGAAAAGTACTGGTCATTCCGCCTGATTATACAAGATTTCACTCTCGTTCCGGTCAGATCACCAGTAAACTCTATAAGCTGCTCGGTAATGCCATCACAATGGTGCTTCCTGCATTGGGAACGCATTACAAGATGACCGATGAAGAAAAAAGCTCGATGTTCAAAGGAGTACCACTTTCTTTGTTTCATGATCATGACCATAAGACTGAAGTTGTTCGGCTTGGTTCCATTGGAAGTGATGAGATTGCACGTATTTCAAAGGGAGCTGTTTCTTTCGATTGGCCGATAGAGGTGAGTCGGCTTTTGGTTGAAGAACAGTGGGACCTAATCATCTCGATTGGGCAGGTGGTTCCCCATGAAGTCGCAGGAATGTCCAATTATACCAAGAATACCTTGGTAGGAGTTGGGGGCAAAGAATGTATCGATAAGAGCCATTACGTTGGTGCTATTTGTAACATGGAAACAATTATGGGTCAGGTTCATAATCCTGTTCGTGATCTGCTCAATCTTGGCTCAGATCGATTCCTTTCGCATTTACCTATAGTGTATATCCAGACTGTAGTAGCCCCGGACATGAAGGG is from uncultured Sphaerochaeta sp. and encodes:
- a CDS encoding lactate racemase domain-containing protein encodes the protein MLYCAEQQLEGEITLNQLDAVIKKVVKSLSAERQLRKVLVIPPDYTRFHSRSGQITSKLYKLLGNAITMVLPALGTHYKMTDEEKSSMFKGVPLSLFHDHDHKTEVVRLGSIGSDEIARISKGAVSFDWPIEVSRLLVEEQWDLIISIGQVVPHEVAGMSNYTKNTLVGVGGKECIDKSHYVGAICNMETIMGQVHNPVRDLLNLGSDRFLSHLPIVYIQTVVAPDMKGGTILKGVFASDDVQSYERAAALAQKVNIFLLDRRPKKVVVLLDENEYKSTWVGNKSIYRARLAIADGGELIILAPGLHTFGENPCADSFIRTYGYRGIEYIKQCIENDPELANNLGSASHLIHGSTEGRFSIRYCPGNLNKEEIEQVGFSYGSLSEYASRYNPATLCDGWNNVDGEEIFYISNPGLGLWAYKEKFEAK